A part of Amycolatopsis lurida genomic DNA contains:
- the rnc gene encoding ribonuclease III: MGGKSAGGPPADPAPLLEALGITIEPELLTLSLTHRSYAYENGGLPPNERLEFLGDAVLGLVVTDHLYNTHPELAEGQLAKLRASVVNMHALARVARGLGEGGLGKHLLLGKGEELTGGRDKASILADGLEAVIGAAYQQHGIDVARKLVHHLFDDLLAEAPLRGAGLDWKTSLQELTASAGLGVPEYKVEDTGPDHRKEFSATVLVGGRELGYGSGTTKKEAEQKAAETAWRQLSAELDVDQPPKTT, from the coding sequence ATGGGGGGCAAATCTGCCGGTGGACCACCCGCGGACCCCGCACCACTGCTCGAAGCTCTCGGGATCACGATCGAACCCGAGCTGCTGACGCTGTCGCTGACCCACCGTTCTTATGCCTATGAGAACGGTGGGTTGCCGCCGAACGAGCGTTTGGAGTTCCTCGGCGACGCGGTGCTGGGCCTGGTCGTCACCGACCACCTCTACAACACCCATCCCGAACTTGCCGAGGGACAGCTCGCGAAGCTCCGGGCCAGCGTGGTCAACATGCACGCGCTGGCCAGGGTCGCGCGCGGCCTCGGTGAGGGCGGGCTGGGCAAGCACCTGTTGCTGGGCAAGGGCGAAGAGCTCACCGGCGGCCGGGACAAGGCGAGCATCCTCGCCGACGGGCTCGAAGCCGTCATCGGCGCCGCGTACCAGCAGCACGGCATCGACGTCGCGCGCAAGCTCGTGCACCACCTGTTCGACGACCTGCTCGCCGAGGCGCCGCTGCGTGGCGCCGGCCTGGACTGGAAGACCAGCCTCCAGGAGCTGACGGCGTCGGCAGGGCTCGGCGTGCCCGAGTACAAGGTCGAGGACACCGGGCCCGATCACCGCAAGGAGTTCTCCGCCACCGTCCTCGTCGGCGGGCGTGAACTCGGCTATGGCTCGGGAACGACCAAGAAGGAAGCCGAGCAGAAGGCCGCCGAGACGGCCTGGCGACAGCTTTCGGCCGAGCTCGACGTGGACCAGCCGCCGAAGACGACCTGA
- a CDS encoding PadR family transcriptional regulator → MEISQLLKGVLDLAVLAVLRGEDGYGYDVLRRLRIAGLQEVGDASVYGTLRRLYKAGLLTSYVVPSEEGPHRKYYSLNEPGRQRLEESGQTWRTFATTMNSLLGEAA, encoded by the coding sequence GTGGAGATCAGTCAGCTACTTAAAGGCGTGCTGGACCTCGCCGTTCTCGCGGTGCTTCGCGGAGAGGACGGCTACGGCTACGACGTGCTTCGAAGACTTCGCATCGCGGGGTTGCAGGAAGTGGGCGACGCTTCGGTGTACGGGACGCTTCGGCGCCTGTACAAGGCAGGCCTGCTGACGTCCTATGTGGTGCCGAGCGAAGAAGGCCCGCACCGCAAGTACTACAGCCTCAACGAGCCGGGTCGCCAGCGGCTCGAAGAGTCGGGGCAGACCTGGCGGACTTTCGCCACGACGATGAACAGCCTGTTGGGAGAGGCAGCATGA
- a CDS encoding DoxX family protein produces MAVAHVVLSVLLAAIFAALGVAKILRQPALVSRTERLGFSVQAIQGIGALELAGAAGLVAGFFWRPLGVAAAIGLVALLIGAAVSHLRAGDGIKDVVPPVWLALVSAAAAVTAIV; encoded by the coding sequence ATGGCCGTAGCTCATGTGGTGCTGTCGGTGCTGCTGGCCGCGATCTTCGCCGCGCTGGGGGTGGCGAAGATCCTGCGTCAGCCGGCGTTGGTCTCCCGGACCGAGAGGCTCGGCTTCTCGGTCCAGGCGATCCAGGGAATCGGCGCGCTCGAACTCGCGGGGGCGGCGGGCCTGGTGGCCGGGTTCTTCTGGCGGCCGCTCGGAGTCGCGGCGGCGATCGGCCTGGTGGCCCTGCTCATCGGGGCGGCGGTCTCCCATCTGCGGGCGGGCGACGGGATCAAGGACGTCGTCCCGCCGGTCTGGCTCGCGCTGGTCTCGGCGGCGGCCGCCGTCACCGCGATCGTCTAG
- the aspS gene encoding aspartate--tRNA(Asn) ligase encodes MISRVLAADLPRHVGGRVRIAGWVHRRRRLKTVTFLVIRDRSGLAQVVLAEPGGPPEETVVEVEGLVTANPQAPGGLELTEPSVGLLSEPAEPPPFDLYRPSVPAALPTVLDNAAVALRHPRLKEVFEVAAASVAGFRSVLDGLGFTEIHTPKIVSSATESGANVFGIDYFGRRAFLAQSPQFSKQALVGVFERVYEVGPVFRAEPHDTARHLAQYTSLDAELGFIDGHHDVMAVLREAIAGMAAAVPQAEVGVPEEIPEIHFAEAQGLIARLSEEDPRGEPDLAPAHERLLSEWALREHGSEFLFVTGYPMVKRPFYTHPDPERPAYSNSFDLLFRGLELVTGGQRLHRHTDYIAALAERGEPAEPYRDYLAAFAHGMPPHGGFALGLERWTARLLGLPNVRQATLFPRDLHRLTP; translated from the coding sequence ATGATCTCGCGTGTCCTCGCCGCCGACCTGCCCCGGCACGTCGGCGGCCGTGTCCGCATCGCCGGCTGGGTGCATCGCCGGCGCCGCCTGAAAACCGTCACCTTCCTGGTGATCCGGGACCGTTCGGGACTCGCCCAGGTGGTCCTCGCCGAACCTGGTGGCCCACCCGAAGAAACCGTCGTCGAGGTCGAGGGCCTCGTCACCGCCAATCCGCAGGCGCCGGGCGGGCTCGAACTCACGGAGCCGTCCGTCGGGCTGCTTTCCGAGCCCGCCGAACCACCGCCGTTCGACCTCTACCGGCCGTCGGTTCCGGCGGCGTTGCCCACGGTGCTGGACAACGCCGCCGTCGCACTACGGCATCCGCGGCTGAAAGAGGTCTTCGAGGTCGCGGCGGCGAGCGTCGCCGGCTTCAGGTCGGTCCTGGACGGGCTCGGGTTCACGGAGATCCATACGCCCAAGATCGTTTCGTCCGCCACGGAATCCGGTGCGAACGTCTTCGGCATCGACTACTTCGGCAGGCGGGCCTTCCTCGCGCAATCCCCGCAGTTCTCCAAACAAGCATTGGTCGGGGTTTTCGAGCGGGTGTACGAGGTCGGCCCGGTCTTCCGCGCCGAACCGCACGACACCGCGCGGCATCTGGCGCAGTACACCAGCCTCGACGCCGAACTGGGTTTCATCGACGGCCACCACGACGTCATGGCGGTGCTGCGGGAGGCCATCGCCGGGATGGCCGCCGCGGTTCCGCAGGCGGAAGTCGGGGTTCCCGAGGAGATTCCGGAGATCCACTTCGCGGAAGCCCAGGGGCTGATCGCACGGCTCTCGGAAGAGGACCCGCGTGGCGAACCCGACCTCGCGCCCGCGCACGAACGGCTGCTTTCGGAGTGGGCGCTGCGCGAACACGGATCGGAGTTCCTGTTCGTCACCGGCTATCCGATGGTGAAGCGGCCGTTCTACACGCATCCGGACCCGGAGCGTCCCGCGTACTCCAACAGTTTCGACCTGCTCTTCCGTGGGCTGGAACTGGTGACCGGGGGACAGCGACTGCACCGGCACACGGACTACATCGCCGCGCTGGCGGAGCGCGGTGAGCCCGCTGAGCCGTACCGGGACTACCTTGCGGCCTTCGCGCACGGGATGCCGCCGCACGGCGGTTTCGCGCTCGGTCTCGAACGCTGGACGGCCCGGTTGCTCGGGCTGCCCAACGTGCGTCAGGCGACGCTCTTCCCCCGCGACCTGCACCGCCTGACCCCGTAA
- the rpmF gene encoding 50S ribosomal protein L32, whose product MAVPKRKMSRSNTRARRSQWKAAPVQLVPCSNRACKQPKLQHIACPACGQHNGRQVVEPA is encoded by the coding sequence GTGGCCGTCCCGAAGCGGAAGATGTCGCGATCCAACACCCGCGCGCGCCGCAGCCAGTGGAAGGCGGCTCCGGTTCAGCTGGTGCCCTGCTCCAACCGCGCCTGCAAGCAGCCGAAGCTCCAGCACATCGCGTGCCCGGCCTGCGGCCAGCACAACGGTCGCCAGGTCGTCGAGCCCGCCTGA
- a CDS encoding helix-turn-helix domain-containing protein has product MVAATEPGKTTLAEKIDKLFQIVLRPDREPYSHEEVAKACREATGESFSTTYLWQLRTGRRDNPTKRHLEALAQFFGVSPAYFFDDEQSAKIAEELALLGALRDAGVRDVALRAVTLSPDGLDTISDMIDAIARRESGRGGPKKES; this is encoded by the coding sequence ATGGTGGCCGCGACCGAGCCCGGTAAGACGACGCTCGCCGAGAAGATCGACAAGCTGTTCCAGATCGTGCTGAGACCCGATCGCGAGCCGTACAGCCACGAGGAGGTCGCCAAGGCCTGCCGCGAGGCGACCGGCGAAAGCTTCTCGACGACGTACCTGTGGCAGTTGCGCACGGGGCGCCGGGACAATCCGACGAAACGCCACCTCGAGGCGCTCGCGCAGTTCTTCGGCGTCTCGCCCGCGTACTTCTTCGACGACGAGCAGAGCGCCAAGATCGCCGAGGAACTCGCGCTCCTCGGCGCCCTTCGCGACGCTGGTGTCCGCGACGTCGCTCTGCGGGCCGTAACACTTTCCCCCGACGGACTCGACACCATCAGCGACATGATCGACGCGATCGCCCGCAGGGAATCCGGACGGGGCGGCCCGAAGAAGGAGTCGTGA
- a CDS encoding glutamine synthetase family protein has protein sequence MANRRGMLTLDRLRELVEDGTVDTVLVAITDMQGRLQGKRCAAEYFLNEVVEHATEACNYLLAVDVDMNTVDGYAMSSWETGYGDFVMRPDFGTLRLLPWQEGTALVLADLERVEGGAVAPSPRQILRGQLDRLAARGLAAYVGTELEFIVFDDTFESAWDKRYQDLRPANQYNVDYSMLGTARIEPLLRRIRNDMGGAGLYVESAKGECNPGQHEIAFRYADALTTCDNHSVYKTGSKEIAAQEGKSLTFMAKYNEREGNSCHIHISLRSAEGEPVLAGDGPGGFSPLMEHFLAGQLAGLRELTYFFAPNINSYKRFVPGSFAPTAVAWGTDNRTCALRVVGHGDSLRTENRVPGGDVNPYLAVAALIAAGLHGIENELELEPEFQGNAYGSGKPTVPATLREAAALLDGSELARSAFGDEVVDHYLNAAKVELTAYDAAVTDWERIRGFERL, from the coding sequence ATGGCGAACAGGCGCGGCATGCTCACGCTGGATCGGCTCCGGGAACTGGTCGAGGACGGCACCGTCGACACGGTGCTGGTGGCGATCACCGACATGCAGGGCAGGCTGCAGGGCAAACGCTGCGCCGCCGAATACTTCCTCAACGAGGTCGTCGAGCACGCCACCGAAGCGTGCAACTACCTGCTCGCGGTCGACGTGGACATGAACACCGTCGACGGCTACGCGATGTCGTCCTGGGAAACCGGCTACGGCGACTTCGTCATGCGCCCGGACTTCGGCACGCTGCGCCTGCTCCCGTGGCAGGAGGGCACCGCACTCGTTCTCGCCGACCTCGAACGGGTGGAAGGCGGCGCCGTGGCCCCGTCGCCCCGCCAGATCCTGCGCGGTCAGCTCGACCGGCTCGCCGCACGCGGTCTCGCCGCGTACGTCGGGACCGAACTGGAGTTCATCGTCTTCGACGACACCTTCGAGTCGGCATGGGACAAGCGGTACCAGGACCTGCGCCCGGCCAATCAGTACAACGTCGACTACTCGATGCTCGGCACCGCGCGGATCGAGCCGCTGCTGCGCCGTATCCGCAACGACATGGGCGGTGCGGGCCTGTACGTCGAGTCCGCCAAGGGCGAGTGCAACCCCGGCCAGCATGAGATCGCGTTCCGCTACGCCGACGCGCTGACCACCTGCGACAACCACAGCGTCTACAAGACCGGCTCCAAGGAGATCGCCGCGCAGGAGGGCAAGAGCCTCACGTTCATGGCGAAGTACAACGAACGCGAGGGCAACTCGTGCCACATCCACATCAGCCTGCGCTCCGCCGAGGGCGAACCCGTCCTGGCGGGTGACGGCCCCGGCGGGTTCTCGCCGCTGATGGAGCACTTCCTCGCCGGTCAGCTCGCCGGGCTGCGTGAGCTGACCTACTTCTTCGCGCCGAACATCAACTCCTACAAGCGGTTCGTCCCCGGCAGCTTCGCGCCGACGGCCGTCGCGTGGGGCACCGACAACCGCACCTGCGCGCTCCGCGTCGTCGGGCACGGAGACTCGCTGCGCACCGAGAACCGGGTCCCCGGCGGCGACGTGAACCCGTACCTGGCGGTGGCCGCGCTGATCGCGGCCGGGTTGCACGGCATCGAGAACGAACTGGAGCTGGAGCCGGAGTTCCAGGGCAACGCCTACGGTTCCGGCAAGCCGACCGTGCCGGCGACCCTGCGGGAAGCCGCGGCGCTGCTGGACGGGAGCGAGCTCGCGAGGTCCGCCTTCGGGGACGAGGTCGTCGATCATTACCTGAACGCGGCGAAGGTCGAACTGACCGCGTACGACGCCGCCGTCACCGACTGGGAGAGGATCCGTGGCTTCGAACGGCTCTGA
- the mutM gene encoding bifunctional DNA-formamidopyrimidine glycosylase/DNA-(apurinic or apyrimidinic site) lyase — MPELPEVEVVRAGLEAHVSGRTITEVEVLHARAIRRHELGAEDFSGRLSGVKITAARRRGKYLWLELSDGQAMLAHLGMSGQMLVQPDDAPDEKHLRVRFRFADNGPELRFVDQRTFGGLALAELTEVDGMALPGTIAHIARDPMDPRFDLDQAVRALRSRRTELKRALLDQTLVSGIGNIYADEALWRSKLHWARPTDRLTTAHGRAVLTAASDVMAEALVAGGTSFDALYVNINGESGYFDRSLDAYGQEGLPCGRCGTAIRRDPFMNRSSFSCPRCQPKPRVR; from the coding sequence ATGCCCGAACTCCCCGAGGTCGAGGTGGTCCGTGCCGGGCTCGAGGCGCATGTCTCGGGCCGGACGATCACCGAGGTCGAAGTTCTCCACGCCCGCGCGATCCGCCGCCACGAACTCGGTGCCGAGGACTTCAGCGGACGGCTTTCCGGGGTGAAGATCACCGCCGCCCGCCGCCGCGGCAAGTATCTGTGGCTGGAGCTCTCCGACGGTCAGGCCATGCTCGCGCATCTCGGCATGAGCGGCCAGATGCTCGTCCAGCCCGATGACGCACCCGACGAGAAGCACCTTCGCGTGCGCTTCCGCTTCGCCGACAACGGACCGGAGTTGCGCTTCGTCGACCAGCGGACCTTCGGCGGGCTGGCACTCGCGGAACTCACGGAGGTCGACGGGATGGCGTTGCCGGGCACCATCGCGCATATCGCCCGAGACCCGATGGATCCGCGGTTCGACCTCGACCAGGCCGTCCGCGCGCTGCGGTCGAGGCGGACCGAGCTCAAACGCGCCCTGCTCGACCAGACCCTCGTCTCCGGGATCGGCAACATCTACGCCGATGAAGCGCTCTGGCGGTCCAAGCTCCACTGGGCCCGTCCGACCGACCGGCTCACGACGGCCCACGGCCGCGCCGTGCTCACCGCCGCCAGCGACGTGATGGCCGAGGCGCTGGTCGCCGGCGGGACGTCGTTCGATGCGCTCTACGTCAACATCAACGGCGAGTCCGGCTACTTCGACAGGTCGCTCGACGCCTACGGCCAGGAAGGGCTGCCCTGCGGCCGGTGCGGGACGGCCATCCGGCGCGACCCCTTCATGAACCGTTCGTCGTTCTCCTGCCCGCGGTGCCAGCCGAAGCCGCGCGTGAGGTGA
- a CDS encoding GntR family transcriptional regulator, with translation MLDEGTPLFVQIAEQIADDIAEGSLAEGERVPSTNELAAFYRINPATAAKGINVLADDGLLEKRRGIGMFVAAGARQKLLTDRRQRFAEQYLDPMLSEARRLGIDDETLISLIRGNGHRNGGPAA, from the coding sequence GTGCTCGACGAAGGAACACCCCTGTTCGTGCAGATCGCCGAACAGATCGCCGACGACATCGCCGAGGGAAGCCTGGCCGAGGGGGAACGCGTGCCGTCAACCAACGAACTCGCCGCCTTCTACCGGATCAATCCGGCGACGGCGGCCAAGGGGATCAACGTGCTCGCCGATGACGGCCTGCTCGAGAAGCGGCGAGGCATCGGCATGTTCGTCGCCGCCGGCGCGCGGCAGAAGCTGCTCACCGACCGGCGGCAACGGTTCGCCGAGCAATACCTCGACCCGATGCTCAGCGAAGCGCGACGCCTCGGCATCGACGACGAAACCCTGATCTCGCTCATCCGCGGGAACGGACACCGGAACGGAGGGCCCGCCGCATGA
- a CDS encoding ABC transporter ATP-binding protein, translated as MTPTISTTGLTRRYGDHLALGDVSVDIEEGKITGLLGRNGAGKSTFLRIVTAQEFASAGSVRVFGENPVENERVLKRLVLVREDQQFPDFKVRHALSAASWFYPNWDSELADTLLRDFDLPTKRPIKKLSRGMRSALSITIGLAARAELTLLDEPYAGLDAVARQLFYDRLLDDYSTHPRTILLSTHLIDEVADLLEHVVMIDKGRVVLDAAADELRGSAVTVSGPALAVDDFVTGRRVLHRRKIGSRASVTVADAIDAASKAKAKALHLKLEPLSLQQLMVHTSNGQTAEEASA; from the coding sequence ATGACGCCGACCATTTCGACCACCGGCCTGACCCGGCGCTACGGCGACCATCTCGCGCTCGGCGATGTCTCGGTCGACATCGAAGAAGGCAAGATCACCGGCCTGCTCGGCCGCAACGGCGCGGGCAAGAGCACCTTCCTGCGCATCGTCACCGCGCAGGAGTTCGCCAGCGCGGGCTCGGTCCGCGTGTTCGGCGAGAACCCGGTCGAGAACGAGCGTGTGCTGAAGCGCCTGGTGCTCGTCCGCGAAGACCAGCAGTTCCCGGATTTCAAGGTGCGGCACGCGCTTTCGGCCGCGTCGTGGTTCTATCCGAACTGGGACTCCGAACTCGCCGACACGCTGCTCCGCGATTTCGACCTGCCGACGAAGCGCCCGATCAAAAAGCTCTCGCGAGGGATGCGCTCGGCGCTGTCCATCACGATCGGGCTCGCGGCGCGAGCGGAACTCACGCTGCTCGACGAGCCGTACGCGGGCCTCGACGCCGTCGCACGCCAACTGTTCTACGACCGGTTGCTCGACGACTATTCGACCCATCCGCGCACGATCCTGCTCTCCACGCACCTGATCGACGAAGTGGCCGATCTGCTGGAGCACGTGGTGATGATCGACAAGGGCCGCGTCGTCCTCGACGCGGCGGCCGACGAACTGCGCGGCTCGGCCGTGACGGTCTCGGGCCCCGCCCTCGCGGTGGACGACTTCGTCACCGGGCGCCGGGTGCTGCATCGCCGCAAGATCGGTTCGCGGGCTTCGGTCACCGTCGCCGACGCGATCGACGCCGCTTCGAAGGCGAAGGCGAAGGCCCTGCACCTGAAGCTCGAGCCGTTGTCACTACAGCAACTGATGGTGCACACCTCCAACGGACAGACCGCAGAGGAGGCGTCCGCATGA
- a CDS encoding general stress protein, with product MTQAFTQQTTFTEPQGRAQLPTMPSGWPIGSYESYSEAQRAVDHLAGTDFPITDVTIVGVEPVLVERIAGRMGWSKVLTSSALSGAMFGMFLGLVLSLLNPGAGLVPILVGLVGGIGFNLLFGALGYAASKNKRGFISQSQLVARRYDVLAQPRNAEKGRALLADLAARSAFNH from the coding sequence ATGACACAGGCATTCACGCAGCAGACCACGTTCACCGAGCCCCAGGGGCGGGCTCAGCTCCCGACGATGCCCAGTGGGTGGCCGATCGGCTCGTACGAGTCGTACTCCGAAGCGCAGCGTGCCGTCGACCACCTCGCGGGAACGGATTTCCCGATCACGGACGTCACCATCGTCGGGGTCGAGCCGGTCCTGGTCGAGCGGATCGCCGGACGGATGGGCTGGAGCAAGGTGCTGACCAGCTCGGCGCTGTCGGGCGCGATGTTCGGTATGTTCCTCGGCCTCGTGCTGAGCCTGCTGAACCCGGGCGCCGGACTGGTGCCGATCCTCGTCGGCCTCGTTGGCGGTATCGGGTTCAACCTGCTGTTCGGCGCGCTGGGGTACGCGGCTTCGAAGAACAAGCGCGGGTTCATCTCGCAGAGCCAGCTGGTCGCCCGGCGTTACGACGTCCTGGCCCAGCCGCGCAACGCCGAGAAGGGCCGCGCCCTGCTGGCCGACCTGGCCGCCAGGAGCGCGTTCAACCACTGA
- a CDS encoding MAB_1171c family putative transporter, with protein sequence MTETIAYFCCVVAFAGFGYKLIQARHTQPSRRMWFLSGFGMCIAGGIMLLTPAMENAVGVEEPVGSLLNLAADLLKIGAMAFAVAFARSLKLGEGKRIGWHARLSWAVVAAEIVLFVLSGSHRVGEHTAAGPGRLGWFVAYNVLFLVYGLISLLTFSIIFARFARHADPGPLRIGLWLLVGGGVSALGWTFWDVDDIYILATTGAVDAGEDTFSAILAALSVGLAGAGATLSVWGPALATPFRLIGAYRTYRRIEPLWAALREAVPGIALDPGPGMPGGVEFALYRRVIEIRDGHLALRPYFDPEVPPVAEAEARKAKIPEARIAATIEAAALAAALVAFEAGRRYAPDDVPATYLDEPDIATEAAWLAEVTRAWRRSLVVGRIRDHARESATRVL encoded by the coding sequence GTGACCGAAACCATCGCGTACTTCTGCTGCGTGGTGGCCTTCGCGGGCTTCGGCTACAAGCTGATCCAGGCCCGCCACACCCAGCCGTCGCGGCGGATGTGGTTCCTCAGCGGTTTCGGAATGTGCATCGCGGGCGGCATCATGCTGCTCACCCCGGCCATGGAGAACGCCGTCGGTGTCGAAGAACCCGTCGGCAGCCTCCTGAACCTGGCGGCCGACCTGCTCAAGATCGGCGCGATGGCCTTCGCGGTCGCGTTCGCGCGTTCACTGAAACTGGGGGAGGGCAAGCGGATCGGGTGGCACGCGCGGCTGTCCTGGGCCGTCGTGGCCGCCGAGATCGTGCTCTTCGTCCTCTCCGGCAGCCATCGTGTCGGCGAGCACACGGCCGCCGGGCCGGGCAGGCTCGGCTGGTTCGTCGCGTACAACGTCCTTTTCCTCGTCTACGGTCTGATCAGCCTGCTGACCTTCTCGATCATCTTCGCCCGCTTCGCGCGTCATGCCGATCCCGGTCCGCTTCGCATCGGGTTGTGGCTGCTCGTCGGTGGCGGGGTTTCCGCGCTGGGCTGGACTTTCTGGGACGTCGACGACATCTACATCCTCGCCACCACCGGTGCGGTCGACGCCGGGGAGGACACCTTCTCGGCGATCCTGGCGGCGTTGAGCGTCGGGCTCGCCGGGGCGGGCGCGACGCTCAGTGTGTGGGGACCCGCGCTGGCCACGCCGTTCCGGCTGATCGGCGCGTACCGGACGTACCGCCGGATCGAACCGTTGTGGGCCGCGCTGCGCGAAGCCGTCCCGGGAATCGCGCTGGATCCGGGACCCGGTATGCCGGGCGGCGTCGAATTCGCCTTGTACCGCAGGGTCATCGAGATCCGGGACGGCCATCTCGCGCTACGGCCCTACTTCGATCCGGAGGTCCCGCCGGTCGCGGAAGCCGAAGCACGCAAGGCGAAGATCCCCGAAGCCCGGATCGCCGCGACGATCGAGGCCGCGGCCTTGGCCGCCGCGCTCGTGGCCTTCGAGGCGGGCCGCCGGTACGCCCCCGACGACGTTCCGGCGACCTACCTCGACGAGCCGGACATCGCCACCGAAGCGGCATGGCTGGCAGAGGTCACGCGAGCCTGGCGGCGTTCCCTTGTAGTCGGACGTATCCGGGACCACGCCCGCGAATCCGCAACTCGCGTGCTTTGA
- a CDS encoding DUF1700 domain-containing protein, with the protein MSTQNPTAVRVYLARVRSALADLPESEVEEILEDVRPHLAEMEAELGDNPKVDALIERLGSPESYAAELRASGGYPPRPADAGDKTTVLKVKTGIGGARFAFWGLVFSVGGFALFGFAAAVWVRVEPLLGLLFVAPVLAISVAYVVRKGVAPIAELPEVVKLREIATSFQKDRNSKGLNYFRTLKPAWWVLCAAVLVVFGLLLVLRDTEAVLLLPLMLLAAVAVVWAGPKLKADRRLLWLAVPISAFVIGSMLGGAGAAVDLIAKRSYGGGSYNSGYTPNYNDNYGNPQLMYGSQDVENIYAFDAEGKPLTEIYLYDENGRPLSTTRYACERSTGEKRRIGDDNRYPRPRLERGVQDHDGNLNGYNGYRSYCLERTDVPFSAAIPKITPAPPSTTAQAPPSSQAPPSNSTQPTR; encoded by the coding sequence ATGAGCACGCAGAATCCGACCGCCGTGCGGGTGTATCTGGCGAGGGTCAGGAGCGCGCTCGCCGACCTGCCCGAGAGCGAAGTCGAGGAAATCCTCGAAGACGTCCGGCCCCATCTCGCCGAGATGGAGGCGGAACTGGGGGACAACCCGAAGGTCGACGCCCTGATCGAGCGGCTGGGCAGCCCCGAAAGCTACGCCGCCGAACTGCGGGCGTCCGGTGGTTATCCGCCGCGTCCGGCCGACGCGGGCGACAAGACCACCGTACTGAAGGTGAAGACCGGGATCGGCGGAGCGCGGTTCGCGTTCTGGGGCCTGGTGTTCTCGGTCGGGGGCTTCGCGCTGTTCGGCTTCGCCGCCGCGGTGTGGGTCCGGGTGGAACCGTTGCTGGGCCTGCTTTTCGTCGCGCCCGTGCTCGCGATCAGCGTCGCCTACGTGGTCCGGAAGGGAGTCGCCCCGATCGCGGAACTGCCCGAGGTGGTCAAACTCCGCGAGATCGCGACCTCGTTCCAGAAGGACCGGAACAGCAAGGGGCTGAACTACTTCCGCACGCTCAAACCGGCGTGGTGGGTGCTGTGCGCGGCGGTGCTGGTCGTCTTCGGCCTCCTGCTCGTGCTCCGCGACACCGAAGCCGTGCTGCTCCTGCCGCTGATGCTGCTGGCGGCCGTGGCCGTCGTCTGGGCGGGCCCGAAGCTGAAGGCCGACCGGCGGCTGCTGTGGCTGGCCGTGCCGATCTCGGCGTTCGTCATCGGCAGCATGCTCGGTGGTGCGGGCGCGGCGGTCGACCTGATCGCGAAGCGGTCCTACGGCGGCGGTTCCTACAACAGCGGCTACACGCCGAACTACAACGACAACTACGGCAACCCGCAGTTGATGTACGGAAGCCAGGACGTGGAGAACATCTACGCGTTCGACGCCGAGGGCAAACCGCTGACCGAGATCTACCTCTACGACGAGAACGGCCGCCCGCTCAGCACGACGAGGTACGCCTGTGAGCGGAGCACGGGTGAGAAGCGGAGGATCGGCGACGACAACCGCTATCCGCGTCCGCGTCTCGAACGGGGAGTCCAGGACCACGACGGAAACCTCAACGGTTACAACGGTTACCGCAGCTACTGTCTGGAAAGGACGGACGTGCCGTTCAGCGCGGCGATCCCGAAGATCACCCCGGCGCCGCCTTCCACGACCGCCCAGGCGCCGCCGTCTTCCCAGGCGCCGCCGTCGAACTCCACCCAGCCGACGCGCTAG